A genome region from Altererythrobacter aquiaggeris includes the following:
- a CDS encoding tyrosine-type recombinase/integrase, with product MALSEIQIKKAKAAERPYKLADGEGLFLLVQKNGSKLWRLKYRYHGKEKLLSFGAYPEVGIAAARELKRAAKGVLAEGRDPMVHKTGRDFEEAKTFRAIATMWHENRVSSLNPAHAKRVWSRMEQDVLPVLGELMMHEITPPEVLKVIRKIEERGALDISRRAKQCIGQVFQFAIASGLCDSDPTAHLRGALKPRPRVKHMAKLPLAQLPELIIKMERYQEEGERRSEITRAALTFALLTWVRTKELRFAKKHEFEGLVGDLPVWRIGADRMKMGREHIVPLSRQAASLAQDMISKSEGEYVFPGQKPKMPLSENTMIYGLYRLGYHGRQTVHGFRGLASTWANEQLVEVGEPPMWIRRYHEDWVELQLAHSEENEVRGAYNAAEYLAPRRAMLQDWADFLDSIGGKAQNIAVLRAA from the coding sequence ATGGCCTTGAGTGAGATTCAGATCAAAAAAGCGAAGGCGGCTGAGCGTCCATACAAGCTTGCGGATGGGGAGGGGTTATTCCTCCTGGTGCAAAAGAACGGCTCGAAGCTCTGGCGGCTGAAATACCGGTACCACGGGAAGGAGAAGCTGCTTTCTTTCGGTGCCTACCCCGAAGTCGGAATAGCGGCCGCAAGAGAACTCAAGAGAGCTGCCAAGGGTGTGCTGGCCGAAGGCAGGGACCCGATGGTTCACAAAACGGGTCGGGACTTCGAAGAGGCTAAGACCTTCAGGGCGATTGCCACCATGTGGCATGAGAACAGAGTAAGTAGTCTCAATCCCGCCCATGCGAAGCGCGTGTGGTCGCGGATGGAGCAGGACGTGCTTCCTGTCTTAGGCGAGCTCATGATGCATGAGATAACTCCACCAGAAGTCCTGAAGGTCATTCGGAAGATCGAGGAGCGCGGCGCGCTCGACATCAGTCGACGGGCCAAGCAATGCATTGGTCAGGTATTCCAGTTCGCGATTGCCAGCGGACTTTGCGATTCCGATCCAACGGCGCATCTTCGGGGGGCTTTGAAGCCACGTCCTCGGGTCAAGCATATGGCGAAGCTACCTCTGGCACAGCTACCCGAACTCATCATCAAGATGGAGCGATACCAGGAAGAGGGTGAGAGACGATCCGAAATTACGCGGGCGGCATTGACCTTTGCTCTTCTTACATGGGTCCGGACCAAGGAACTCCGGTTCGCCAAGAAGCACGAGTTTGAAGGTCTAGTCGGAGATTTACCAGTTTGGCGCATTGGCGCTGATCGGATGAAAATGGGCCGCGAGCATATCGTGCCTTTGTCGCGACAAGCCGCTTCTCTTGCTCAAGATATGATCAGCAAGTCCGAAGGCGAATACGTCTTTCCAGGCCAGAAGCCCAAGATGCCGCTTTCCGAGAATACGATGATCTATGGCCTCTATCGCCTCGGTTACCACGGGCGACAAACTGTTCACGGCTTCAGGGGTCTGGCGAGCACCTGGGCGAATGAGCAGCTGGTCGAGGTCGGCGAACCACCGATGTGGATCCGCAGATATCATGAAGACTGGGTCGAACTGCAATTGGCACACAGCGAAGAGAACGAGGTTCGCGGGGCATACAATGCTGCCGAATATCTCGCTCCCCGTCGTGCAATGCTGCAGGATTGGGCAGACTTCCTCGATTCCATCGGCGGCAAAGCGCAAAACATTGCTGTTTTGAGAGCCGCTTGA
- a CDS encoding 2'-5' RNA ligase family protein has protein sequence MNLQKGDAPFIMTAALPPDMASWATALRREYFPPERNFLDAHVTLFHALPPSCEDELCDLLAELVKRHSAPAGRLEGLMSLGRGTALRLSSQELLNIRRDIADHFHGSLSPQDSHHPRLHVTIQNKVSPAEAKALQARLDDQIAPRAIAFPALELHIYRGGPWEFVKRWPFRGNTAA, from the coding sequence GTGAACCTGCAGAAAGGTGACGCGCCTTTCATCATGACAGCGGCATTGCCGCCCGACATGGCATCCTGGGCCACCGCCCTGCGCCGCGAGTATTTCCCGCCGGAACGCAATTTCCTCGACGCCCACGTCACGCTGTTTCACGCCTTGCCGCCTTCCTGCGAAGATGAATTGTGCGATTTGCTGGCTGAATTGGTCAAACGACATTCTGCGCCTGCGGGTCGGTTGGAGGGCTTGATGTCGCTGGGCCGGGGTACTGCGCTCCGCCTGTCCAGCCAGGAACTTCTGAACATCAGACGGGATATCGCGGACCATTTTCACGGGTCGCTATCGCCGCAGGACAGCCACCACCCGCGTTTGCACGTGACCATCCAGAACAAGGTTTCGCCCGCCGAAGCCAAGGCACTTCAGGCCCGGCTGGACGACCAGATCGCACCGCGCGCCATCGCATTTCCTGCGTTGGAATTGCACATCTATCGCGGCGGTCCATGGGAGTTTGTGAAGCGCTGGCCATTTCGGGGTAACACAGCTGCTTGA
- the mltG gene encoding endolytic transglycosylase MltG produces MLRGGYLVMAAAALIVAAAATYLIAGWFGSGPLDEEKPFIVSSGSTLTAIANQLEDDGAIGSADAFLLRAKIFGGSDPVQAGEFLLPAGASPGSILNMLQSGDVIRRFITIPEGTPSILVFETLMAEQNLTGEISIPPEGSILPDTYDFERGEARADVVKRMTAAMQQALAELWKARGKDIAVSTPQEAVILASIVEKETGIASERGMVAGLYSNRVKTGMMLQADPTIIYPITKGKPLGRRIRQSEISAINDYNTYSMVGLPKGPITNPGRASIAAVLDPDKTEALYMVADGTGGHAFGNTLGEHNANVEKWFAIRRKRGEM; encoded by the coding sequence ATGCTGCGCGGAGGTTATCTGGTAATGGCCGCCGCAGCGCTGATCGTTGCTGCAGCTGCCACTTACCTTATTGCAGGCTGGTTCGGGTCGGGCCCGCTGGACGAGGAAAAACCGTTCATCGTCTCGTCCGGCTCCACACTGACGGCGATTGCCAACCAGCTTGAGGATGACGGCGCCATCGGCAGTGCCGACGCCTTTCTGCTGCGCGCAAAGATTTTCGGCGGTAGCGACCCCGTTCAGGCCGGCGAGTTCCTGTTGCCCGCGGGCGCCAGCCCCGGCAGCATCCTGAACATGTTGCAAAGCGGCGACGTGATCCGCCGGTTCATCACCATACCCGAGGGGACACCTTCGATTCTGGTGTTCGAAACACTGATGGCCGAACAGAACCTGACCGGCGAAATTTCCATCCCGCCAGAAGGCTCCATCCTGCCGGACACCTATGATTTCGAACGCGGCGAAGCGCGCGCGGATGTGGTGAAGCGCATGACCGCGGCGATGCAGCAGGCGCTGGCCGAATTGTGGAAGGCCAGAGGCAAGGACATCGCCGTTTCGACGCCGCAAGAAGCGGTCATTCTGGCGTCGATTGTCGAGAAGGAAACCGGGATCGCATCCGAGCGGGGGATGGTCGCGGGGCTATATTCGAACCGCGTGAAAACGGGCATGATGCTGCAAGCCGACCCGACGATTATCTACCCCATCACAAAGGGCAAGCCGCTTGGCCGGCGGATCAGACAGTCCGAAATTTCCGCCATCAACGATTACAATACGTATTCCATGGTTGGTCTGCCCAAGGGGCCGATCACCAATCCCGGCCGCGCTTCGATCGCGGCAGTGCTCGATCCGGACAAGACAGAGGCGCTGTATATGGTTGCCGACGGGACAGGCGGGCACGCATTTGGCAATACGCTCGGCGAACATAATGCCAATGTCGAAAAATGGTTTGCGATACGCCGCAAGCGGGGCGAAATGTGA
- the fabF gene encoding beta-ketoacyl-ACP synthase II: protein MRRVVVTGLGLVTPLGGDVETTWANILASKSGAGPITRFDATGYKCTIACEVKPKEHEYGFDPDKRVDHKVQRQVDPFIIYGIDAAGQALEDAGLTEMTEAQRFRAGCSIGSGIGGLPGIESEALVLAEKGPGRVSPHFVHGRLINLISGQVSIKYGLMGPNHAVVTACSTGAHSIGDAARMIRDDDADVMLAGGAEGTVCPLGIAGFAQARALNMTYNDRPEAASRPYDKDRDGFVMGEGAGVVVLEEYEHAKARGATIYAEVTGYGLSGDAYHVTAPHPEGLGAYNAMAMALKKAGMTPADIDYINAHGTSTMADTIELASVKRLFGDEIANVSMSSTKSAIGHLLGGAGAVEAIFCILALRDQIVPPTLNLDNPDEGTDGVDLVPHTAKKREVRAVLNNSFGFGGTNASLVMKKAD, encoded by the coding sequence ATGCGTCGTGTTGTCGTAACCGGTCTTGGGCTTGTCACTCCTCTGGGCGGCGATGTCGAGACTACCTGGGCCAATATTCTGGCGAGCAAAAGCGGTGCGGGCCCGATTACCAGATTCGATGCCACGGGTTACAAATGCACGATCGCGTGCGAGGTCAAGCCCAAGGAGCATGAATACGGCTTTGACCCGGACAAACGTGTCGATCACAAAGTCCAGCGGCAAGTGGATCCCTTCATCATCTACGGGATCGATGCGGCGGGACAGGCGCTCGAAGACGCCGGGCTGACCGAAATGACCGAAGCACAGCGGTTTCGCGCCGGTTGTTCGATCGGTTCGGGTATCGGCGGATTACCCGGCATCGAAAGCGAAGCGCTGGTGCTGGCCGAAAAGGGGCCGGGGCGGGTCAGCCCGCATTTTGTCCATGGCCGGTTGATCAATCTGATTTCCGGTCAGGTTTCGATAAAATACGGTCTGATGGGCCCCAACCATGCGGTAGTGACTGCCTGTTCCACAGGGGCGCATTCCATTGGTGATGCAGCGCGGATGATCCGCGACGATGATGCCGATGTCATGCTGGCGGGCGGCGCGGAGGGGACGGTGTGCCCGCTGGGCATCGCCGGATTCGCACAGGCGCGCGCACTGAACATGACCTATAACGACCGGCCCGAAGCCGCCAGCCGACCTTATGACAAAGACCGCGACGGGTTTGTGATGGGCGAGGGTGCGGGAGTGGTCGTGCTGGAAGAATACGAACATGCCAAGGCACGCGGCGCGACGATTTACGCTGAAGTAACCGGATACGGTCTTTCGGGCGACGCCTATCACGTAACCGCGCCGCATCCCGAGGGACTCGGGGCCTATAATGCGATGGCAATGGCGCTGAAAAAAGCGGGTATGACCCCCGCTGATATCGATTATATCAACGCGCACGGCACATCGACGATGGCCGATACGATCGAGCTGGCTTCGGTCAAACGCCTGTTCGGCGATGAGATTGCCAATGTTTCGATGAGCTCGACGAAATCGGCGATCGGCCATCTGCTGGGCGGGGCAGGGGCCGTCGAAGCTATTTTCTGCATTCTGGCACTGCGCGACCAGATCGTCCCTCCCACGCTCAACCTCGACAATCCCGACGAGGGGACCGACGGGGTCGATCTCGTCCCGCATACAGCGAAAAAGCGTGAGGTGCGCGCGGTGTTGAACAACAGCTTCGGCTTTGGCGGCACCAATGCAAGTCTGGTGATGAAGAAGGCGGATTGA
- a CDS encoding acyl carrier protein has protein sequence MSDTAERVKKIVVEHLGVEADKVTKEASFIDDLGADSLDIVELVMAFEEEFGVEIPDDAAEKITSVGDAITFIEENKG, from the coding sequence ATGAGCGATACCGCTGAACGCGTTAAGAAGATTGTAGTCGAGCATCTTGGCGTAGAAGCCGACAAGGTTACCAAGGAAGCCAGCTTCATTGATGATCTGGGCGCAGACAGCCTGGATATCGTCGAACTGGTGATGGCGTTCGAAGAAGAATTCGGCGTCGAAATTCCTGACGATGCCGCCGAAAAGATTACCTCGGTTGGTGATGCGATCACTTTCATCGAAGAAAACAAGGGCTGA
- the aspS gene encoding aspartate--tRNA ligase, with translation MHAYRTHNCAALTQADVGETVRLSGWIHRKRDHGGVLFIDLRDHYGMTQIVADEDSPALAVFESLRVESVVTIDGEVKARADGTANDSLPTGQIEVFARSVTVQSRAEELPMPVAGEQDYPEDIRLKNRFLDLRRETMHRNVVLRSQVIASLRKRMTDLGFNEIQTPILTASSPEGARDFLVPSRMHNGKFYALPQAPQMFKQLLMVSGFDRYFQIAPCFRDEDLRADRSLEFYQLDLEMSFVTQDDVFDALEPVLAGVFDEFSGEKTVTRSGEFPRIPYKEAMLKYGSDKPDLRNPLMIADVTAHFERSGFGLFEKIVGGGGVVRVIPAPNTHEKSRKFFDDMNNWARGEGFAGLGYVTRKGGEFGGPIAKNHGPELMAKLYDELGLGENDGLFFAAGKEKEAAKLAGAARTRCAEELELIEQGCFKFCWIVDFPMFEYDEEQKKVDFSHNPFSMPQGEMEALETMDPLDILAWQYDIVCNGYELSSGAIRNHRPDIMYKAFEIAGYGKQDVEDNFGGMLNAFKYGAPPHGGSAPGIDRIVMLLADEPNIREVIAFPLNQKGEDLMMGAPSTANMKQLKELGIRIVEQPKPATGGPAG, from the coding sequence ATGCATGCTTATCGCACCCATAATTGCGCTGCCCTGACACAGGCCGATGTCGGCGAAACGGTTCGCCTGTCGGGCTGGATCCACCGCAAGCGCGATCATGGCGGTGTTCTGTTCATCGATTTGCGTGACCATTACGGCATGACGCAAATCGTCGCCGACGAAGACAGTCCGGCTCTGGCGGTTTTTGAATCGCTGCGCGTGGAAAGTGTAGTCACCATCGATGGCGAAGTGAAAGCCCGCGCCGATGGCACTGCAAATGACAGCCTGCCGACCGGCCAGATCGAAGTTTTCGCGCGTTCTGTCACCGTCCAGTCCAGGGCGGAAGAACTGCCGATGCCGGTTGCCGGGGAACAGGATTATCCCGAGGATATCCGCCTCAAGAACCGCTTCCTCGATTTGCGGCGCGAGACGATGCACCGCAATGTGGTGCTGCGCAGCCAGGTGATCGCTTCGCTGCGCAAGCGGATGACCGATCTCGGGTTCAATGAAATCCAGACACCGATCCTGACCGCATCCAGCCCCGAAGGCGCGCGCGATTTCCTTGTGCCGAGCCGGATGCATAATGGCAAATTCTATGCGCTCCCGCAGGCGCCGCAGATGTTCAAGCAATTGCTGATGGTGTCGGGTTTCGACCGCTATTTCCAGATTGCGCCATGTTTCCGCGATGAAGATTTGCGCGCCGACCGCAGTCTGGAATTTTACCAGCTCGATCTGGAAATGAGCTTTGTGACGCAGGACGATGTGTTCGATGCGCTGGAGCCTGTTCTTGCAGGCGTGTTCGATGAATTTTCGGGCGAAAAGACTGTTACCAGATCGGGCGAATTTCCGCGCATTCCCTACAAGGAAGCAATGCTGAAATATGGCAGCGACAAGCCCGATTTGCGCAACCCGCTGATGATTGCCGATGTTACCGCCCATTTCGAGAGGTCGGGCTTTGGCCTGTTCGAGAAAATTGTCGGCGGCGGCGGCGTGGTCCGCGTGATCCCTGCGCCGAATACGCATGAGAAAAGCCGTAAGTTCTTCGACGACATGAACAACTGGGCACGCGGCGAAGGCTTTGCCGGGCTGGGTTATGTGACACGCAAGGGCGGCGAGTTCGGCGGTCCGATTGCCAAGAATCACGGGCCCGAATTGATGGCCAAGCTGTATGACGAGCTGGGGCTTGGCGAGAATGACGGTTTGTTCTTTGCAGCGGGCAAGGAAAAGGAAGCCGCCAAGCTCGCGGGTGCTGCGCGCACACGCTGCGCGGAGGAACTGGAGCTGATCGAGCAGGGGTGCTTCAAATTCTGCTGGATCGTCGATTTCCCGATGTTCGAATATGACGAGGAGCAGAAAAAGGTCGATTTCAGCCATAACCCGTTCTCCATGCCGCAGGGCGAAATGGAAGCGCTGGAGACGATGGACCCGCTCGATATTCTGGCGTGGCAGTATGACATTGTCTGCAACGGCTATGAGCTATCGTCCGGCGCGATCCGGAACCACCGGCCTGACATCATGTACAAGGCGTTCGAAATCGCGGGCTATGGCAAACAGGATGTCGAGGACAATTTCGGCGGAATGCTTAATGCATTCAAGTATGGCGCGCCGCCGCATGGCGGTTCCGCGCCGGGTATCGACCGGATCGTGATGTTGCTGGCGGACGAGCCGAACATCCGTGAAGTCATCGCTTTTCCGCTGAACCAGAAGGGCGAAGATTTGATGATGGGCGCACCCAGCACGGCCAATATGAAGCAGTTGAAGGAGCTGGGCATCCGGATTGTCGAACAGCCCAAACCGGCAACCGGCGGACCGGCTGGTTAA
- the rnd gene encoding ribonuclease D has translation MKIHPLITDSKSVAEICERFSTADFVCVDTEFMRENTYWPILCLVQISDGKEAAAIDPLAEGIDLKPLLDLMTENDDVLKIFHAGGQDVEIIVNLTGKTPHPIFDTQIAMMAISQSEQIGYANLVDAWLGITVDKGARFTDWSRRPLTERQIEYAIGDVTYLAQIFPKMLERLVKTGRGGWLDIEMEKLAQVSNYQTDLDTAWQRVRAPSRNAQVLGRLKALAAWRETEAQHKDIPRGRIMRDETLADIAGNPPKNQADLAKVRGLSAAWKQNDIGQRMMKVIADAQPLPASEMPEKNKRGAPLGKEGALVADLLKLLLKIRSREIDIASRLLTKSDELEALAAGMRDLPILNTWRYEVFGKDALELVEGRLAFAVEAGKLKMTHLSETAEGDAPEV, from the coding sequence ATGAAAATCCATCCGCTGATTACCGACAGCAAATCCGTCGCCGAAATTTGTGAACGTTTCTCGACTGCGGATTTCGTCTGCGTCGATACCGAGTTCATGCGTGAAAACACCTATTGGCCGATCTTGTGTCTGGTCCAGATTTCCGACGGCAAGGAAGCAGCCGCGATCGATCCGCTGGCGGAAGGCATCGATCTCAAGCCGCTGCTCGATCTGATGACCGAAAATGACGATGTCCTCAAAATTTTCCATGCCGGTGGGCAGGATGTCGAAATCATCGTCAATCTGACAGGCAAGACGCCGCACCCGATTTTCGACACCCAGATCGCGATGATGGCGATCAGCCAGTCCGAACAGATCGGTTATGCCAATCTGGTCGATGCGTGGCTGGGTATAACCGTGGACAAGGGCGCGCGCTTTACCGACTGGAGCCGTCGGCCGCTGACCGAACGGCAGATCGAATATGCGATCGGCGATGTGACCTATCTGGCGCAGATTTTCCCCAAAATGCTCGAGAGACTTGTCAAAACCGGGCGCGGCGGCTGGCTGGATATCGAGATGGAAAAACTTGCCCAGGTGAGCAATTACCAGACCGATCTCGACACCGCGTGGCAGCGGGTGCGCGCACCGTCGCGCAATGCCCAGGTGCTTGGCCGCTTGAAAGCTCTCGCCGCGTGGCGCGAGACTGAAGCGCAGCACAAGGATATTCCGCGCGGGCGGATCATGCGGGATGAAACACTGGCAGACATTGCCGGAAATCCGCCGAAAAACCAGGCTGATCTGGCCAAGGTGCGCGGATTGTCGGCCGCCTGGAAACAGAACGATATCGGGCAGCGCATGATGAAAGTCATCGCCGATGCCCAGCCGCTTCCGGCCAGCGAAATGCCCGAAAAGAACAAGCGCGGCGCGCCCTTGGGCAAGGAAGGCGCACTGGTTGCCGATTTGCTCAAACTGCTGCTGAAAATCCGCAGCCGGGAAATCGATATAGCAAGCCGTTTGCTGACCAAATCGGACGAGCTGGAAGCGCTGGCCGCGGGGATGCGCGATCTGCCCATTCTCAACACCTGGCGGTACGAAGTGTTTGGCAAGGACGCGCTCGAGCTGGTCGAAGGCCGGCTGGCTTTCGCAGTCGAAGCCGGCAAGCTGAAAATGACGCATCTGAGCGAAACCGCGGAAGGTGACGCGCCCGAGGTATGA
- a CDS encoding hydrogen peroxide-inducible genes activator, with amino-acid sequence MSSYLPTIKQLQYLVALHEHGHFGRAAEASFVSQSTLSAGIRELESLLGVTLVERTRRVVRFTPLGNQVVAKAHRLLREAEDLTDLVQASGQPLSGELRMSVIPTVAPFLLPRILPRLRKERPALKLFLREEPSAAAIESLNSGRADCVLLALPFATGDVDQAHICDDRLFVAFPKDDPVDLPETVTSAMIDEGKLLLLEDGHCLKEHALAACNRPELRGNSLMIGTSLHTLVQMVDNGLGVTMLPEMAIDAGILHETEVVARPLSADNASREIALVWRKGSPRGEEFDLLAEELRAG; translated from the coding sequence ATGAGTTCCTACCTGCCCACGATCAAGCAGCTGCAATATCTGGTTGCGTTGCATGAACACGGGCATTTCGGACGCGCCGCAGAAGCCAGCTTCGTCTCGCAGTCCACCCTGTCCGCAGGTATCAGAGAGCTTGAATCGCTGCTCGGCGTTACATTGGTCGAGCGAACCCGCCGCGTGGTGCGGTTCACCCCGCTGGGCAATCAGGTCGTGGCCAAAGCGCACCGGCTGCTGCGCGAGGCTGAGGACCTGACCGATCTGGTGCAGGCATCGGGCCAGCCCTTGTCCGGCGAACTGCGCATGAGCGTGATCCCGACGGTTGCGCCCTTCCTGCTGCCGCGTATCCTGCCGCGGCTGCGCAAGGAACGCCCTGCGCTCAAACTGTTTTTGCGCGAAGAACCTAGCGCGGCGGCGATCGAATCGCTCAACAGCGGGCGGGCGGATTGTGTGCTGCTCGCGCTGCCCTTCGCCACCGGCGATGTGGATCAGGCGCATATTTGCGATGACAGATTGTTTGTGGCTTTTCCGAAAGATGATCCGGTGGATTTGCCCGAAACCGTTACCTCCGCCATGATCGACGAAGGCAAACTGCTGTTACTGGAAGATGGCCATTGCCTGAAAGAACACGCGCTGGCGGCCTGTAACCGGCCCGAACTGCGCGGCAATTCGCTGATGATCGGCACCAGCCTGCATACTCTGGTGCAAATGGTCGATAACGGACTTGGCGTCACGATGTTGCCTGAAATGGCTATCGACGCCGGGATATTGCACGAAACCGAAGTGGTCGCGCGCCCGCTATCCGCCGACAACGCCAGCCGCGAAATTGCGCTGGTCTGGCGCAAAGGCTCCCCGCGCGGCGAAGAATTCGATCTCCTGGCCGAGGAATTAAGGGCGGGTTGA